One segment of Anatilimnocola aggregata DNA contains the following:
- a CDS encoding DUF58 domain-containing protein, with protein sequence MARLPATPATKSAADVPKSASSRVSSFLDPATLMRIKNLELRARQVVQGFLSGMHRSPYHGFSVEFTEYRQYTPGDDPRYLDWRLYARSDRYYLKRFEDETNLRCYLLVDLSRSMAYSSLSYDKATYAKTAAATIAYFLSLQRDAAGLVTFDDRIREYLPARFRPGHLHRLFVALERATAGENTDLKAPLEQVAKTARKRGLVVLLSDLLAPAESLERELGYLRTQGHEVAVLRILDPAEIDFPFQDAAMFLDVETGRELYIDPEQARQQYQAKFTAHAAALKEICQRLGIDLYDLPTNKPLELALFDLLHARMRRGRLIARHRGGAR encoded by the coding sequence ATGGCTCGTTTGCCCGCGACTCCCGCGACGAAGAGTGCCGCCGATGTGCCTAAAAGTGCATCGTCGCGGGTCTCGTCGTTTCTCGATCCCGCTACGCTGATGCGGATCAAGAATCTGGAACTTCGCGCGCGGCAAGTGGTGCAAGGCTTTCTCAGCGGCATGCATCGCAGCCCTTATCACGGCTTCAGTGTCGAATTCACCGAGTACCGGCAATACACGCCTGGAGACGACCCGCGTTACCTCGACTGGCGATTGTATGCCCGCAGCGACCGCTACTATCTAAAGCGTTTTGAAGACGAAACCAATCTCCGTTGTTACTTGCTGGTCGATCTCAGCCGTTCAATGGCCTACAGCTCGCTGTCGTACGACAAGGCGACTTACGCCAAGACTGCAGCGGCGACCATCGCTTACTTTTTGTCGCTTCAGCGCGATGCCGCGGGGCTCGTCACCTTCGATGACCGCATTCGCGAGTATCTCCCCGCTCGTTTTCGCCCCGGTCATTTGCATCGCCTGTTCGTCGCCCTTGAGCGCGCAACGGCCGGGGAAAATACCGACCTGAAAGCTCCGCTGGAACAAGTGGCCAAGACCGCCCGCAAGCGCGGTCTGGTGGTCCTCCTGTCCGACTTGCTCGCGCCGGCGGAATCGCTCGAGCGTGAACTTGGCTATTTGCGAACGCAGGGGCACGAAGTGGCGGTGCTGCGGATACTCGATCCAGCGGAGATCGACTTTCCCTTTCAAGATGCCGCGATGTTCCTCGATGTCGAAACGGGACGCGAACTGTATATCGATCCCGAGCAGGCCCGCCAACAGTACCAGGCCAAGTTCACTGCCCATGCAGCTGCGCTCAAAGAGATTTGCCAGCGCTTGGGAATCGACTTGTACGATCTGCCGACGAACAAGCCGCTGGAACTAGCCTTGTTCGATCTGCTGCATGCCCGCATGCGGCGCGGCCGGTTGATAGCCCGCCATCGCGGAGGTGCTCGCTGA
- a CDS encoding DUF4159 domain-containing protein, giving the protein MSRFRLVTLIVAITLASTAALAVAQRSRWSREVRPEMVDRNGVPEWKNDEQFKSDAFTFVRIRYESSGGRGRGGGNWATDYPDSDLNFSYRLHELTSLEVDPHGKILELTDDELFDYPFIYIIEPGRMWLRDEEVTALRRYLLNGGFLMVDDFWGEDEYATLYENMKRVFPNREPVELPLEHEIFHCVYDLKKKPQVPSIHAWYSGYTTERADADEAHYRGIFDDEGRMMVIICHNTDLGDGWEREGMDPQYFKEMSEKYSYPMGINIVTYAMTH; this is encoded by the coding sequence ATGAGTCGCTTTCGACTCGTTACGCTCATCGTCGCCATCACGCTCGCCTCAACGGCCGCTTTGGCCGTTGCCCAGCGCAGTCGCTGGTCGCGTGAAGTCCGTCCCGAGATGGTCGACCGCAATGGTGTCCCTGAATGGAAGAACGACGAGCAGTTCAAAAGTGATGCTTTCACCTTTGTCCGCATTCGTTACGAGTCGTCGGGCGGGCGTGGACGCGGCGGCGGCAATTGGGCCACCGATTATCCGGACAGCGATCTCAATTTCTCGTACCGCCTGCACGAACTTACTTCGCTTGAGGTCGATCCGCACGGCAAGATTCTCGAACTGACCGACGACGAACTGTTCGACTATCCGTTTATCTACATCATCGAGCCCGGCCGCATGTGGCTCCGCGATGAAGAGGTCACCGCGCTTCGCCGTTACCTGCTGAATGGTGGCTTTTTAATGGTCGACGATTTTTGGGGCGAAGACGAATACGCCACGCTCTACGAAAATATGAAGCGAGTCTTCCCCAACCGCGAACCGGTCGAATTACCGCTTGAGCACGAGATCTTCCACTGCGTGTACGACCTGAAAAAGAAGCCGCAAGTTCCCAGCATTCATGCCTGGTATAGCGGTTACACCACCGAGCGGGCCGATGCCGACGAGGCTCACTACCGCGGCATCTTCGATGACGAAGGGCGAATGATGGTCATCATTTGCCACAACACCGACCTGGGTGACGGCTGGGAGCGAGAAGGGATGGACCCGCAATATTTTAAAGAGATGTCGGAGAAGTATTCGTACCCAATGGGCATCAACATCGTGACTTACGCCATGACTCACTAG
- a CDS encoding DUF4175 family protein, with protein MIQQLLLAQLDRVAYRHRWLRLFQFLALVWLVAAIAGGLLLAWKLQTAGSTTIPAALLGVSVIGLVVLVTWQVIGSPRNYAWLAAKVEAAFPELRTSLLAAIQQQPDLPAGEFGYLQTSVMREALQHAYRHRWADIISQRKLLLGAFVNVLMFAVFVFTFFAMLFSAVSSVSPPSIVAPTIALPAGQEFALTIEPGNTEVERGTSLLVLARIQGRMPAEATLHYTLASGEEQTMPMPPSLADPVFGARIPVVLEPLEYFVTADQQTSPKYRVTVFEYPKLDRADAELDYPQYTGLEKKLIQDVRTLSAVEGTKLTLQFRLNKPVVTARLTNSRSDAVGEPIELTASADEPLVYEAKLTAQQSRRLKLELVDDAGRKNQKQEQFTINVLPNLPPTLKPTFPARDVEVSALEELDVRASVTDDFGLQRVGITFSIAGQPSQDIVLSEQAAAKQKHDLAHQLKLEELKAEPDQLLSYYWWAEDHDPQGNVRRTQSDMYFAEVRPFEEIFRQGEQPPGGQQQQRQQQQQQGQGQNAQDAQQLAKLQKDIINATWKIIRREITTQLTPAFADDVEQIRLSQAAAQEQAAALAERLEDEKSLAHVEAVLEHMQAATQQLQLAQEGPAREPLPVALAAEQAAYQALLKLRAREHEVTRQQQQQQQGQQSSQQSASRSQQQREQLQQLDLKEEENRYETQQAAQEQQQESAADRENRQVLNRLRELAQRQHDLNDRLKELQSALEEAETPAEKEEIRRQLQRLQDEQRQILQDTDELQSRLDQPENQERMAEQQQQLDETRDQVRRASEALQQEKVGQAAAAGTRAEQQFDELREEFRRRAANRFGEEVQQLRQSARELEQKEEQIAEQLRETTDKPPERPTLEDKETSREPLAQELADQRQRLTNLQDQMRDTIERAEATEPILSERLYETARNLRDQKIEQALQSTERSVRQGLTQDAQKQEAAASEGLKQLREGIERAAEGVLGDETEALRRAREELQQLSRELNRELEREAPKQAGNEPGSPQSQQSGQPQAGQPMGGEQPTGGQPGQQAAQTGQPQPGEGQSTKSGEGKRGEGEPKQGQGGQGQPKQGQPSQGSPKGEQPGEQGNGQQPGQGQPGQQAGQQPGQQPGQGEPGRSQQAGQQPTKRGGNQGEQLGGFSGPFESDAQEQAGPLTGDRFREWSDRLRDVEEMVGDPELRADAARIRERARAVRAESKRHSAPPNWDLVRDQLVNPLAELEQRVSEEVLKRTSKKALVPLDRDPVPPQYSEKTRKYYERLGSGK; from the coding sequence ATGATCCAGCAGTTATTGCTCGCGCAACTCGATCGCGTGGCCTATCGTCACCGCTGGCTTCGGTTGTTTCAGTTTTTAGCCCTGGTGTGGCTCGTCGCGGCAATCGCCGGTGGCCTGCTACTCGCCTGGAAATTGCAAACCGCAGGCTCGACGACGATTCCCGCCGCCCTGCTGGGGGTGAGCGTCATTGGCCTGGTTGTATTGGTGACCTGGCAGGTCATCGGTTCGCCACGAAACTATGCCTGGTTAGCGGCCAAGGTCGAAGCGGCCTTTCCCGAACTTCGCACCAGCTTGCTGGCGGCCATTCAACAACAGCCCGATCTGCCGGCGGGTGAATTCGGCTATTTGCAAACCAGCGTGATGCGCGAAGCGCTGCAGCATGCGTATCGTCATCGCTGGGCCGATATCATTTCGCAGCGCAAGCTGTTGCTCGGCGCGTTCGTGAATGTCTTGATGTTCGCCGTGTTCGTTTTCACTTTCTTCGCGATGCTCTTTAGCGCGGTCAGTTCCGTCAGTCCGCCAAGTATCGTCGCACCGACCATCGCACTACCCGCCGGGCAAGAGTTTGCCCTGACCATCGAACCGGGCAATACCGAAGTCGAACGTGGTACCAGTCTGCTGGTGCTGGCCCGCATTCAAGGTCGCATGCCTGCTGAGGCGACGTTGCATTACACGTTGGCTAGTGGCGAAGAACAAACGATGCCCATGCCACCCAGCCTGGCCGATCCGGTGTTTGGCGCGCGGATTCCGGTTGTTCTGGAACCGCTCGAATACTTCGTGACAGCCGATCAGCAAACGTCTCCCAAGTACCGCGTTACGGTGTTCGAGTATCCCAAGCTCGACCGGGCCGATGCCGAGTTAGATTACCCGCAGTACACCGGCCTGGAGAAGAAGCTGATTCAGGATGTGCGGACCCTTTCGGCCGTCGAGGGAACCAAACTGACGCTGCAATTTCGGCTGAATAAGCCCGTTGTTACAGCCCGGCTGACGAACAGTCGCAGCGACGCCGTTGGTGAGCCAATCGAACTCACGGCGAGCGCCGACGAGCCGCTGGTTTATGAAGCGAAACTTACCGCCCAGCAGTCGCGCCGGCTGAAGTTGGAACTGGTCGACGACGCCGGACGGAAGAATCAAAAGCAAGAACAGTTCACGATCAACGTGCTGCCTAACCTACCGCCGACCCTGAAGCCGACATTTCCCGCCCGCGATGTGGAAGTATCGGCCCTCGAAGAACTCGATGTGCGGGCCAGCGTCACCGATGACTTTGGCTTGCAGCGGGTTGGCATTACGTTTTCGATTGCAGGTCAGCCCTCGCAAGACATTGTGCTAAGTGAACAAGCGGCCGCCAAGCAGAAGCATGACTTGGCACATCAACTTAAACTCGAAGAACTGAAAGCAGAGCCCGATCAACTGTTGTCTTATTACTGGTGGGCCGAGGATCACGATCCGCAGGGGAATGTGCGCCGCACGCAAAGCGACATGTACTTTGCCGAAGTGCGCCCGTTTGAAGAGATCTTTCGCCAAGGCGAACAGCCTCCGGGTGGCCAGCAGCAGCAACGCCAACAACAGCAGCAACAGGGGCAAGGACAGAACGCTCAAGACGCGCAGCAACTGGCCAAACTGCAAAAAGACATTATCAACGCGACTTGGAAGATCATCCGCCGCGAGATCACGACCCAGCTAACACCAGCCTTCGCCGACGATGTGGAGCAGATTCGCCTCTCCCAGGCTGCAGCCCAAGAGCAGGCAGCGGCCTTGGCCGAACGATTGGAAGATGAGAAGTCGCTGGCCCACGTCGAAGCGGTTCTAGAACACATGCAGGCTGCGACGCAGCAATTGCAACTGGCCCAAGAGGGGCCGGCGCGCGAGCCATTGCCTGTCGCGCTCGCCGCAGAACAGGCCGCCTATCAGGCACTCCTCAAGTTGCGCGCTCGCGAGCATGAGGTCACACGTCAGCAGCAACAACAGCAGCAAGGGCAGCAAAGTTCGCAGCAGTCTGCTTCGCGTTCGCAACAACAACGCGAACAGTTGCAGCAGCTCGACTTGAAGGAAGAGGAAAACCGCTACGAGACACAGCAGGCTGCTCAGGAGCAACAACAAGAGTCGGCCGCCGATCGAGAGAATCGGCAGGTACTCAATCGCCTGCGCGAGTTGGCCCAGCGGCAACACGACTTGAACGATCGACTCAAGGAACTGCAATCTGCGCTCGAAGAAGCCGAAACGCCCGCCGAAAAAGAAGAGATTCGGCGTCAGTTGCAGCGATTGCAGGACGAGCAACGACAGATTCTGCAAGACACCGATGAGCTACAGTCGCGGCTCGATCAGCCTGAAAATCAGGAGCGGATGGCCGAGCAGCAACAGCAGTTGGATGAGACTCGCGACCAGGTTCGCCGGGCATCTGAGGCATTGCAACAAGAAAAAGTCGGCCAGGCAGCTGCGGCGGGAACACGCGCCGAACAACAGTTCGACGAATTGCGAGAAGAGTTCCGTCGCCGGGCCGCCAATCGCTTCGGTGAGGAAGTTCAACAACTGCGGCAATCGGCTCGCGAGCTGGAACAGAAGGAAGAGCAGATCGCCGAGCAATTGCGGGAGACTACCGACAAACCGCCCGAACGCCCGACACTCGAAGACAAAGAGACTTCGCGCGAACCGCTCGCGCAAGAGTTGGCCGATCAACGCCAGCGGCTGACGAATTTGCAGGATCAGATGCGCGACACGATCGAGCGGGCCGAAGCCACGGAGCCAATTCTCTCGGAACGGCTCTATGAGACAGCTCGCAATCTGCGCGATCAAAAAATCGAGCAAGCCCTGCAATCGACCGAACGGTCGGTTCGCCAAGGGCTCACGCAGGATGCGCAAAAGCAAGAGGCTGCTGCCAGCGAGGGATTAAAGCAACTGCGCGAGGGTATCGAACGCGCTGCCGAAGGAGTGCTCGGTGATGAAACCGAAGCACTTCGGCGGGCTCGCGAAGAACTGCAACAGCTCTCGCGCGAGTTGAATCGAGAACTCGAGCGCGAAGCACCCAAGCAGGCAGGGAACGAGCCGGGAAGTCCACAATCGCAACAAAGTGGGCAGCCCCAAGCCGGTCAGCCGATGGGGGGCGAGCAACCCACGGGTGGTCAGCCCGGACAACAAGCGGCCCAAACTGGCCAACCGCAGCCGGGTGAAGGTCAATCCACAAAATCGGGCGAGGGCAAGCGGGGCGAAGGTGAACCGAAGCAAGGACAGGGTGGCCAAGGTCAGCCCAAGCAGGGACAACCCAGTCAGGGTTCGCCGAAGGGCGAGCAACCTGGAGAGCAGGGTAATGGTCAGCAGCCTGGACAGGGACAACCTGGTCAACAAGCAGGGCAACAGCCCGGTCAGCAACCTGGACAAGGGGAACCGGGTCGTTCTCAACAAGCAGGTCAGCAGCCCACTAAGCGCGGTGGCAATCAAGGTGAGCAGCTGGGTGGTTTTAGTGGACCTTTCGAAAGTGACGCGCAGGAGCAGGCTGGTCCGTTGACGGGCGACCGGTTTCGCGAGTGGTCGGATCGATTGCGCGATGTCGAAGAAATGGTCGGCGATCCAGAACTGCGAGCCGATGCGGCCAGAATTCGCGAGCGGGCACGGGCAGTGCGCGCCGAATCGAAGCGCCATTCCGCACCCCCCAATTGGGATCTGGTCCGCGATCAACTGGTGAACCCGCTGGCCGAATTGGAACAGCGCGTGTCGGAAGAAGTTCTCAAACGGACTTCGAAGAAAGCGCTGGTGCCGCTCGACCGCGACCCGGTTCCGCCCCAGTATTCCGAAAAGACGCGCAAGTACTACGAACGACTCGGGAGCGGTAAATGA
- a CDS encoding AAA family ATPase produces MIRGSRSRIDKELSKVIVGQAEVVEQLLISLFAGGHCLITGAPGLAKTLLVRSIAQVFHLEFRRIQFTPDLMPADITGTEILEQASDGHRRMQFVKGPIFGNVILADEINRTPPKTQAALLEAMQEHQVTVAGQRYVLEEPFFVLATQNPIEMEGTYPLPEAQLDRFMFNVLIDYLPEDDEVSVVKQTTSRKPEPIAPLFTGEDVRRFHEVVKRVPIADEVVRYAVRLSAASRPGQDNSPPFIKDWVSWGAGTRAAQYMVLGAKARALLSGRSLATVEDIRAVVYPVLRHRVLVSYRAEAEGVTVDQVITRLLDHVPLPKPA; encoded by the coding sequence ATGATTCGCGGCAGTCGCAGCCGCATCGATAAAGAATTGTCGAAAGTAATCGTCGGCCAGGCCGAAGTCGTCGAACAACTCCTCATCAGCCTGTTTGCCGGCGGGCACTGTCTGATTACTGGGGCACCGGGTCTGGCGAAGACGCTGCTCGTGCGCTCGATCGCGCAGGTCTTTCACCTGGAATTTCGGCGGATTCAATTCACCCCCGACTTGATGCCCGCTGATATTACGGGGACCGAAATTCTCGAACAGGCCTCCGATGGTCATCGCCGGATGCAATTCGTCAAAGGGCCCATCTTCGGCAACGTGATTCTCGCGGACGAGATCAACCGCACGCCACCCAAAACGCAGGCAGCACTGCTCGAAGCGATGCAAGAACATCAGGTGACGGTTGCCGGCCAGCGCTATGTGCTGGAAGAACCTTTCTTTGTGTTGGCCACGCAAAACCCGATTGAAATGGAAGGGACCTATCCGCTGCCCGAAGCGCAGCTCGATCGGTTCATGTTCAACGTGTTGATCGATTACCTGCCAGAAGATGACGAAGTGAGCGTCGTCAAGCAAACGACGTCGCGCAAGCCGGAGCCGATCGCGCCTCTCTTCACGGGCGAAGATGTGCGCCGCTTTCATGAAGTGGTCAAACGCGTCCCCATTGCCGATGAAGTCGTTCGTTACGCCGTGCGCCTCTCAGCTGCCAGCAGGCCGGGGCAGGACAACTCGCCCCCATTCATCAAAGATTGGGTCAGCTGGGGCGCGGGTACGCGAGCGGCTCAGTACATGGTGCTGGGTGCAAAGGCCCGAGCCTTGTTATCTGGCCGCAGCCTGGCAACCGTCGAAGACATTCGCGCGGTGGTTTATCCCGTGCTGAGGCATCGCGTGCTCGTTAGTTACCGCGCCGAAGCCGAAGGAGTTACCGTCGACCAGGTAATCACCCGCCTGCTCGACCACGTCCCCCTTCCCAAGCCCGCTTAA
- a CDS encoding BatA domain-containing protein → MGILAPLFLAGLAGLALPLIFHLVRRTPRGKQQFSSLMFLTPTPPRLTRRSRLDQVLLLLMRLAALALLAFAFARPFLRESSLLSISDLPHRRVAIVLDTSASMQRGDLWQQAMAAANKELDDLAPHDDVALYTFADRVQTVVGFATPDKVTNVPPADLVRQSLSDIKPTWAAGDLGSALAAIAGELAATADVQQKQAQSQLVVISDYQQGSRMEAMQGFEWPEQIRVVPRQLSLQQNSNATLQLLTNSEEEAEAEPRVRVVNAADSSQDQFFVHWHNPQQPQAREGEVAVYVPPGQSRVMKLPRPLTQLLADRVVLRGDSHEFDNAFYVVPPRQQQISLLYWGSDAADDPQGSQYYLRLATSGDSLRQVDVTASDADEAKIAPDAPPQLVVVTQSLTPAQQQALLSDVERGGSLLLVPQDQTAAAVLPQFLPDVELNEPKTTREGDYQLLGEIDFTHPLFQPFANPKYNDFTRIHFWRHRPLKVKAESATSVLARFDNGDPWLLERRTGQGRIWALTSGWQLDDSQLAVSSKFLPLVGSLLDQVAGSTTSLYSTTVNGPVTLPAQRNGDLSIHTPGGDLVVVSPRVEHFRETTEPGIYRAGSGKDEFRFAVNLAASESDTTPLPVEQLEQLGLKLGKSVSRAERLDRIRQERDTELESRQQVWRWLIVGCLSVLILETWWAGRTSRAAQIAPEAVA, encoded by the coding sequence ATGGGCATTCTCGCACCACTATTTCTGGCAGGACTGGCCGGCCTAGCGCTCCCGCTGATCTTTCACCTGGTTCGTCGCACGCCGCGCGGCAAGCAGCAATTCAGCTCGCTGATGTTCCTGACCCCCACGCCGCCGCGGCTCACGCGCCGCAGCAGGCTGGACCAGGTGTTGCTGCTGCTGATGCGGCTGGCCGCGCTGGCGCTCCTGGCCTTTGCCTTCGCCCGTCCTTTCCTGCGCGAGTCTTCCCTCCTATCGATCAGCGACTTGCCGCACCGCCGCGTGGCGATTGTGCTCGATACCAGCGCTAGCATGCAGCGGGGCGATCTCTGGCAACAGGCAATGGCTGCGGCGAACAAAGAGCTTGACGATCTCGCGCCGCACGATGATGTCGCGCTTTATACCTTTGCCGATCGCGTGCAGACCGTCGTCGGGTTCGCGACTCCCGACAAAGTCACCAATGTTCCTCCAGCCGATTTAGTTCGCCAATCGCTGTCCGACATTAAGCCGACGTGGGCAGCGGGCGACTTGGGGAGTGCTTTGGCGGCGATTGCCGGCGAACTGGCAGCCACTGCCGATGTGCAGCAGAAACAGGCCCAATCGCAGCTGGTCGTCATCAGCGACTATCAACAAGGGAGCCGCATGGAAGCGATGCAGGGCTTTGAATGGCCCGAGCAGATTCGCGTCGTGCCGCGGCAACTGTCGCTCCAGCAGAACAGCAACGCCACGCTCCAGCTCCTCACCAATAGTGAGGAAGAAGCCGAAGCGGAGCCGCGCGTGCGCGTCGTCAATGCGGCCGATTCTTCGCAGGATCAGTTTTTCGTCCATTGGCACAATCCGCAGCAGCCCCAAGCGCGCGAGGGAGAAGTGGCCGTGTATGTGCCACCGGGTCAAAGTCGTGTGATGAAGTTGCCGCGGCCGCTGACTCAGTTGCTGGCCGACCGCGTGGTGCTGCGTGGCGATTCGCACGAGTTCGACAACGCCTTTTACGTCGTGCCTCCGCGCCAGCAGCAGATTTCTCTCTTGTATTGGGGCAGCGACGCCGCCGATGATCCGCAAGGCTCGCAATATTATCTGCGGCTGGCGACCTCTGGCGATTCGCTGCGGCAAGTGGATGTCACTGCCTCTGATGCCGATGAGGCGAAAATAGCTCCGGATGCGCCACCGCAATTGGTCGTCGTTACGCAGAGCCTCACACCTGCTCAGCAACAAGCCTTGCTCAGCGATGTCGAACGGGGCGGTTCGTTGCTGTTGGTCCCGCAAGATCAAACCGCTGCGGCTGTTTTGCCGCAGTTTCTGCCAGATGTCGAACTGAATGAGCCCAAGACCACTCGCGAAGGTGACTATCAATTGCTGGGCGAAATCGATTTCACTCATCCTCTCTTTCAGCCCTTTGCGAATCCCAAGTACAACGATTTCACTCGCATTCACTTCTGGCGTCATCGACCGCTGAAGGTCAAAGCAGAGTCCGCCACCAGTGTGCTCGCCCGTTTCGATAACGGTGATCCCTGGCTGTTGGAACGCCGAACCGGCCAGGGACGCATTTGGGCGCTCACCAGCGGCTGGCAACTCGATGACAGTCAGCTGGCGGTTTCCAGCAAGTTTTTGCCGCTTGTTGGCAGCCTTCTCGACCAGGTCGCCGGCAGCACAACTTCTCTCTATTCAACAACCGTCAACGGTCCGGTGACTTTGCCGGCCCAGCGAAACGGTGACTTAAGTATTCATACACCCGGTGGCGACTTGGTTGTCGTGTCGCCGAGAGTAGAACATTTTCGTGAGACGACCGAACCGGGCATTTATCGAGCGGGCAGTGGCAAAGATGAGTTCCGGTTTGCTGTCAATCTGGCTGCCAGCGAAAGTGATACGACGCCCCTGCCGGTTGAACAGCTGGAACAATTGGGACTCAAGCTGGGCAAGTCGGTCAGCCGCGCCGAGCGGCTCGATCGTATTCGCCAGGAGCGCGATACGGAACTCGAAAGTCGCCAGCAAGTGTGGCGGTGGTTGATTGTTGGTTGTCTCAGCGTTTTGATTTTGGAAACGTGGTGGGCCGGGCGAACATCGCGCGCGGCTCAGATCGCACCGGAGGCCGTGGCATGA